The Gasterosteus aculeatus chromosome 17, fGasAcu3.hap1.1, whole genome shotgun sequence genome includes a window with the following:
- the fer1l4 gene encoding fer-1-like protein 4 — protein MSISVNLRRISNLPGRHDRKVELCFRGFTHKTRVLQCENLAIFNEHFRWPHYGKVIRDEVLSVSVYNCSKVFSNRLLGKLVVSLQHVVTAGRLLLREPLTDANYSLTDIYIELDIRYHPVEGTAGSWEGLDFLEVEDNDESAVVIRNDGFSDPESQLTVTRQLEREARRLGRSLVRTGDEDDDDDDDFDDDIMDLEASDVIFTPLLSRSRPVYRTVAAAMPRVQSFQLNVNILEAQKLVGVNINPAVFIRVGDQKKRTATQKSTNCPFYNENFQFEFQEAPQILFDKVIEIKVFHRRLLAFLMTHIGTFKIDISTVYNQPDHRFYQKWAPLTDPADTRSGIKGYVKASLAVLMKGDAVSMPSVPAASSSGASEDIEKNLLLPRGMASERPWARFRVRIYRAEGLPTMEAGLLAKMSKATDRTVFIDPYVHVTFAGQQGETSVASSTNCPVWNEEICFIEQFPPLAQRIRIQVLDDAKMGDVALATHFLDLQQISDHTRNGFNPTFGPSWVNLYGSPQNSTLGDLHQALNQGLGEGIFYRGRILLALCVEVYSSPAAVTPETSSAALGKVKGALGKLGLKRKKRSSKKGKNKEAPASVGALVDDSEAGVEVPETVTVEIEEIHPLPEGFVGQPEDFLLFASLFEVTMMDPSVGTRPLTFELSIGNYGKAVGVERSKKSQSREELRRSREDLNEEGQGLLESEEELDREEVLSPEPESRSLSAPARPQPTEYDRSFQCLPLQPPSEKQKPCLFVWSQFEDHSFRLYQANWLNKTADRLEIGLDEVERLLRRPRSNVKERLVEVLMELVAACKVFNVSADRRSPSRPNNLDRCRKEFIKKNLIILARQAVRLRRRITRRIVKQRLTDSRKLLRKLRLLAKEPQTTIPDVFLWLLNGSKRLAYVRIPSYSILFSLVEEQRGRDCGRVTTLYMKSPGGSASEIFAKLEVYLWLGLAKYSKEVTTCLPEEFLPVYEEEEGEPRRLVTAGKRKLPVTLSCQDSRYFQLRCHMYQGRGLFAADDNGLSDPFAKVLFSTQCQVTKVLNETLSPAWCECLLFDRVLLEGTREELQRDPPLVIINIYDHDTMGSPKPLGRAFAEPEFKFVEQHYQKPRLRYHDISMGKARAGELLAAFELIELDYSGFGEPCIPSSVDPKELTYLEEEKSYIIPEGVRPVLKTFRIEVLFWGLRELKRVQLFEVERPLVRVECAGQQLESEEIESYKTHSNFKELVRYIDVELPEQAYLHPPLTLFVVEHRAFGRLALVGTHVVQSLIDYAPRAVGGELAEEDDEPKVRQSTKKVNALMSMKNIGLSGLPIKQSKIPINPIKLVNAPLKKLMGKIGEPEELEEDTPEKEELDWWSKYYASLAEMERQAAEDEEKEEQAETDGVNLTMANIEDEEEEEIVVVEVKPPKRKNIATLKLYAGDLESEFGQFQDRLQTFPLYKGKASPEDEDEDEEERLMGKYKGSFLVYPIEPGDEDDTTCQITKGIPKNSPFKVLVRAYIVKATTLAPTDPNGKADPYLVVRAGQQSLNTADRYIPKQLNPTFGEVLEFTVSFPLETELVVTVMDHDLIGADDVIGETRVDLENRFYSRHRASCGLALYYDTEGYNMWRDGKKPSAILAELCKSNGVPPPEYRMSEVKVLNRIFKIPPDAVPEGLSKKNQRSPEEEAEMEEHAALSVLQRWGEMSEFFPGALPLVPEHVEIRSLQNQDKPGLPQGYLHMWIDMFPTDTPAPPAVNIKPRLPEQYELRVTIWNTDDVFLDDVNPFTGDPSSDIYVKGWIKGLEGEKQETDVHFNSLTGEGNFNWRFVFRFDYLPTEKEVVFKKKESFFSLEESEFRQPAVLTLQVWDYDRIAANDFLGSIELRLNDMVRAAKESSKCTIQMAKERASPRLSIFRAKKMKGWWPLTRPKTAEDFEREEKEREEAKKKGNKKKKKKKDKRSNMKKEDIEYSDSSGSTFLLMGKVEAELQLVTLEQAEGNPVGRARKEPEPLDKPNRPSTSFTWFVNPMKTFIFLIWRKFKKFIIALVILAILTLFLGLIIYTLPQQISSLIIKG, from the exons ATGTCCATCAGTGTGAATCTGAGGAGGATCTCCAACCTGCCGGGTCGACACGACAGAAAGGTGGAACTGTGCTTCAGAG GTTTCACCCACAAAACCAGAGTTCTGCAGTGCGAGAACTTGGCCATCTTCAACGAG caTTTCCGGTGGCCTCACTACGGTAAAGTGATCAGAGATGAAGTTTTGTCCGTCAGTGTTTACAACTGCAGTAAAGTCTTCTCcaacag actCCTCGGTAAACTGGTCGTCAGCCTCCAGCACGTCGTTACAGCTGGGAGGCTGTTGCTACGGGAACCGCTCACTGATGCCAACTACAGCCTGACTGac ATTTATATCGAGTTGGACATTCGATATCATCCAGTGGAGGGAACAGCGGGCAGCTGGGAGGGGCTCGACTTCCTGGAGGTGGAAGACAATGATGA ATCCGCTGTGGTCATCAGGAACGACGGATTCAGTGACCCTGAGAG TCAGCTGACTGTCACTCGTCAGCTGGAGAGAGAAGCTCGCCGTCTTGGGCGGAGCCTGGTCCGGACCGgggatgaagatgatgacgacgatgacgatTTTGATGACGACATCATGGATTTGGAGGCCTCCGACGTTATCTTCACTCCTCTGCTGAG ccgcAGCAGGCCGGTGTACAGAACTGTTGCCGCGGCGATGCCCAGAGTCCAGAGCTTTCAG tTGAATGTGAACATCCTGGAGGCTCAGAAGCTGGTCGGAGTGAACATCAACCCTGCAGTTTTCATCAGAGTGGGAGATCAGAAAAAACGCACAGCGACGCAGAAATCCACCAACTGCCCGTTCTACAacgag aACTTCCAGTTTGAGTTTCAGGAGGCTCCACAGATCCTCTTTGATAAAGTCATAGAGATAAAG GTGTTCCACCGGCGGCTTCTGGCTTTCCTGATGACCCACATCGGGACGTTTAAGATCGACATCTCCACCGTTTACAACCAGCCAG ATCACCGCTTCTACCAGAAGTGGGCTCCCCTCACCGACCCGGCGGACACCAGGTCCGGGATCAAGGGTTACGTGAAGGCCAGCCTCGCTGTGCTGATGAAGGGGGACGCTGTGAGCATGCCCAGTGTGCCAGCGGCCTCCTCGTCTGGAGCCAGTGAGGACATCGAAAA GAACCTGCTGCTTCCTCGAGGAATGGCCTCCGAGCGCCCGTGGGCTCGATTCCGTGTGCGGATCTACAGGGCCGAGGGTCTGCCCACCATGGAGGCCGGACTGTTGGCCAAGATGTCAAAGGCCACCGACCGGACGGTCTTCATTGATCCTtacgtgcatgtgacctttgctgGACAACAG GGCGAGACTTCGGTTGCCAGCTCCACCAACTGTCCAGTTTGGAACGAGGAAATCTGCTTCATTGAGCAGTTTCCTCCTCTGGCTCAGCGAATCAGAATCCAGGTCCTCGATGACGCCAAGATGGGAGACGTCGCCCTGGCAACGCACTTCCTGGACCTGCAGCAGATTTCCGACCACACCAGGAACG ggttcAACCCCACCTTCGGGCCGAGTTGGGTGAATCTGTACGGTTCTCCTCAGAACTCCACCCTCGGAGACCTTCACCAG gcCTTGAACCAGGGTCTGGGCGAAGGAATCTTCTACCGCGGTCGGATCCTCCTGGCTCTCTGCGTGGAGGTCTACTCTTCGCCTGCTGCCGTCACCCCAGAAACCAGCTCCGCCGCCCTGGGAAAG GTGAAGGGAGCGCTGGGGAAATTGGgactgaagaggaagaagaggagcagcaagAAGGGGAAGAATAAGGAAG CGCCTGCTTCTGTCGGCGCATTGGTCGACGATTCTGAGGCGGGAGTTGAGGTACCGGAGACTGTTACCGTGGAGATCGAGGAGATCCACCCTCTCCCTGAG GGTTTCGTGGGACAACCGGAGGACTTTCTGTTGTTTGCGTCTCTGTTTGAGGTCACTATGATGGACCCGTCTGTAGGAACCAGGCCGCTGACCTTTGAACTCTCCATAG GGAATTATGGGAAGGCCGTTGGGGTTGAGAGATCCAAGAAGAGCCAGAGcagggaggagctgaggaggagcagggaggatcTAAACGAGGAGGGGCAGGGCCTGCTGGAgtcggaggaggagctggacagagaggaggtgctAAGTCCAGAACCCGAGTCTAGATCGCTGTCTGCTCCCGCCAGACCGCAGCCCACCGAGTACGACCG gtccTTCCAGTGTCTTCCCCTCCAGCCTCCCTCTGAGAAACAGAAGCCTTGTCTGTTCGTCTGGAGTCAGTTTGAGGATCACAGCTTTCGTCTCTATCAGGCAAACTGGCTCAACAAGACGGCCGACCGGCTG GAGATCGGTCTTGACGAGGTGGAACGTCTGTTGAGGAGGCCGAGGAGTAACGTGAAGGAGCGTTTGGTGGAGGTTCTGATGGAGCTGGTGGCCGCCTGCAA ggTGTTCAATGTTTCCGCGGACAGGAGGTCTCCGTCTCGTCCCAACAACCTGGACAGATGCAGGAAGGAGTTTATCAAGAAGAATTTG ATCATTCTGGCCAGACAGGCCGTGAGGCTCAGGCGGAGGATCACTAGGCGGATCGTCAAACAGCGGCTGACGGACAGCCGGAAACTCCTGAGGAAACTCCGCCTGCTGGcgaaagag CCCCAGACCACCATCCCAGACGTGTTTCTATGGTTACTGAACGGGAGCAAGCGGTTGGCCTACGTCAGGATCCCCTCCTACTCCATCCTCTTTTCATtagtggaggagcagagggggcgGGACTGTGGCAGAGTCACCACCCTCTACATGAAG tCCCCGGGAGGTTCAGCGAGTGAGATCTTCGCGAAGCTGGAGGTCTACCTTTGGCTCGGTCTGGCCAAGTACAGCAAAGAAGTCACCACCTGCTTGCCGGAGGAGTTCCTGCCGGtctatgaggaagaggagggggagccgAGGAGGCTGGTCACCGCGGGGAAGAGGAAGCTTCCCGTCACTCTGTCCTGCCAGG ACAGCAGGTACTTCCAGCTGAGATGTCACATGTACCAGGGGCGTGGCCTATTTGCTGCCGATGACAACGGCCTATCGGACCCTTTTGCCAAGGTGCTCTTCTCGACGCAGTGCCAGGTCACCAAG GTGTTGAATGAGACCCTCTCTCCAGCCTGGTGTGAGTGTTTGCTGTTTGACAGAGTTCTGTTGGAGGGGACAAGGGAGGAGCTCCAACGAGACCCGCCTCTCGTCATCATCAACATCTACGACCACGACACCATG ggCAGTCCGAAGCCTCTGGGTCGGGCGTTTGCCGAGCCGGAGTTCAAGTTCGTGGAGCAGCACTACCAGAAGCCCCGCCTCCGTTACCATGACATCAGCATGGGCAAGGCCCGGGCTGGCGAGCTGCTTGCCGCCTTCGAGCTCATCGAGCTGGACTACTCTGGGTTTGGAGAG CCCTGCATCCCCAGCAGTGTGGACCCGAAGGAGCTGAcctacctggaggaggagaaaagttACATCATCCCAGAAGGAGTCCGACCCGTCCTGAAGACCTTCAGGATTgag GTGCTGTTCTGGGGTCTGCGGGAGCTGAAGCGGGTGCAGCTGTTTGAGGTGGAGCGCCCCCTGGTGAGGGTGGAGTGTGCGGGACAACAGCTGGAGTCCGAAGAGATCGAGAGCTACAAGACTCACTCCAACTTCAAAGAGCTGGTCCGCTACATCGACGTG GAGCTGCCGGAGCAGGCCTACCTCCACCCTCCTCTGACGCTGTTTGTGGTGGAGCATCGGGCATTCGGGCGCCTGGCCCTGGTCGGGACCCACGTGGTCCAGAGCCTCATAGACTACGCGCCGCGCGCCGTCGGCGGGGAGCTAGCAGAGGAGGATGACGAACCGAAAG TGAGGCAGAGTACGAAGAAGGTCAACGCTCTGATGTCCATGAAGAACATCGGACTCAGCGGGCTgccaattaaacagtcaaaGATTCCCATCAACCCCATCAAGCTGGTTAAT GCTCCTCTGAAGAAGCTGATGGGGAAGATCGGGGAGCCAGAGGAGCTTGAGGAGGACACGCCTGAAAAGGAGGAGCTGGATTGGTGGTCCAAATACTACGCTTCACTGGCGGAGATGGAGAGACAG GCTGctgaggacgaggagaaggaggaacaagcagaaaccG ACGGGGTTAATCTGACCATGGCAAATattgaagatgaggaggaggaggaaatcgTGGTGGTGGAAGTTAAACCTCCCAAACGCAAGAACATCGCCACGCTGAAG CTGTATGCAGGCGATCTGGAGTCTGAGTTCGGTCAGTTTCAGGACAGGCTGCAGACCTTCCCGCTGTATAAAGGCAAAGCGAGccccgaggacgaggacgaggacgaggaggagaggctgATGGGAAAATACAAG GGCTCCTTCCTGGTTTATCCCATTGAACCGGGAGATGAAGACGACACCACTTGTCAGATCACCAAGGGAATCCCCAAAAACTCACCGTTCAAAGTCTTGGTCCGGGCCTACATCGTCAAG GCCACCACACTGGCTCCCACGGACCCGAACGGTAAAGCCGACCCATATCTGGTGGTCCGAGCCGGACAGCAGAGCCTGAACACCGCTGACCGATACATCCCCAAACAGCTCAACCCCACGTTCGGCGA GGTGTTGGAATTCACCGTGTCGTTCCCGCTGGAGACGGAGCTGGTCGTCACGGTGATGGACCACGATCTCATCGGGGCCGACGACGTCATCGGCGAGACGCGGGTCGACCTGGAGAACCGATTCTACAGCCGCCACAGAGCCTCCTGCGGCCTGGCTCTCTACTACGACAC TGAAGGCTACAATATGTGGCGCGACGGGAAGAAACCGTCGGCCATCTTGGCAGAACTCTGCAAGTCTAACGGCGTCCCGCCGCCAGAGTACAGGATGTCCGAGGTCAAAGTCCTCAACAGGATCTTCAAGATACCGCCGGACGCAGTACCTGAAG GTCTGTCAAAGAAGAACCAGCGGTctccggaggaggaggccgagatgGAGGAGCACGCAGCCCTGAGCGTGTTGCAGCGCTGGGGGGAGATGAGCGAGTTTTTCCCCGGAGCACTTCCTCTGGTCCCGGAGCACGTGGAGATCCGGTCCCTGCAGAACCAGGACAAACCTGGACTTCCACAG GGTTACCTTCACATGTGGATTGACATGTTTCCAACTGATACGCCTGCTCCGCCCGCTGTTAACATCAAGCCCCGCCTACCTGAACA GTACGAGCTGCGAGTGACCATCTGGAACACGGACGACGTGTTTCTGGACGACGTGAACCCGTTCACCGGAGACCCCAGCTCCGACATCTACGTGAAGGG CTGGATTAAAGGACTGGAAGGAGAAAAACAGGAGACTGACGTCCACTTCAACTCTCTGACCGGGGAAGGAAACTTCAACTGGAGATTTGTGTTCCGCTTCGACTACCTTCCCACTGAG AAAGAGGTGGTGTTTAAGAAGAAGGAGTCCTTTTTCTCCCTGGAGGAGTCAGAGTTTCGACAGCCGGCCGTTCTGACGCTGCAGGTCTGGGACTACGACCGCATCGCCGCCAACGACTTCCTGG gctccataGAGTTGCGTCTCAACGACATGGTGCGAGCGGCGAAGGAATCCAGCAAATGCACGATTCAGATGGCCAAGGAGCGGGCCAGCCCTCGGCTGTCCATCTTCCGCGCCAAGAAGATGAAGGGCTGGTGGCCGCTGACCCGGCCGAAGACGGCCGAGGACttcgagagggaggagaaggagagggaggaggccaagaagaagggaaataagaagaagaagaagaagaaggacaagaGGAGCAACATGAAAAAGGAGGACATCGAGTACTCTGACAGCAGCGGCAGCACCTTTCTGCTGATG gggaaggtggaggcggagctgcagCTGGTGACATTGGAGCAGGCGGAGGGAAACCCTGTGGGTCGGGCACGCAAGGAGCCGGAGCCTCTGGACAAACCAAA TCGTCCCTCCACCAGCTTCACCTGGTTCGTCAACCCGATGAAGAccttcatcttcctcatctGGAGGAAGTTCAAGAAGTTCATCATCGCTCTGGTCATCCTCGCCATCCTCACGCTCTTCCTCGGCCTCATCATCTACACGCTGCCGCAGCAGATCAGCTCCCTCATCATCAAAGGGTGA